Proteins encoded in a region of the Zea mays cultivar B73 chromosome 4, Zm-B73-REFERENCE-NAM-5.0, whole genome shotgun sequence genome:
- the LOC100273278 gene encoding Sucrose transport protein SUT5-like codes for MGGHSKEDARRLEWATLNLERGVVGGGGETTGYGNASLKPAIGLVRLFSACMVSGGIQYGWALQLSLLSPYSQTLGISHSYVSLTWICGPIAGFVVQPIVGYYSDRCTSKMGRRRPFILAGCIIICLSVLMIGFSADIGRRLGDTTEHCSTFTGSRWYAAAVYIVGFWFLDFANNTVQGPARAMMADLAAGHHGPNVGQAIFSLWMALGSVLGYLAGANAKWHEWFPWLKTAACCDACANLKGAFLTAVVLIVVTMSATLWLAGEEQKQLDKDDVDASGGACSAFVDLFKCLKNLPPAMFSVLAVTAVTWLAWFPFFQYNTDWMGREIFHGEPQGAGGKADLYNAGVREGAVGLLLCSVALGVTSLLIPKLCRKLTSRVVWSVSNLMVFILMAAMVILGIVSMKGYQPSLAATLSAGPNHSFRAGALAIFAFIGIPQAVLYSVPWAVASEVAAKDGGGQGLTIGVLNIAIVLPQLVIALGAGPIDGAFNKGNTPAFGIGAVFAFICAVLALILLPRTRGVSNATVMAGGH; via the exons ATGGGCGGCCACAGCAAGGAGGACGCCAGGCGCCTCGAGTGGGCAACCTTGAATCTGGAGAGAGgcgtcgtcggcggcggcggcgagaccACGGGCTACGGCAATGCAAGCCTGAAGCCGGCGATAGGCCTTGTCCGGCTCTTCTCGGCCTGCATGGTCTCCGGCGGCATCCAGTACGGCTGGGCGCTGCAGCTCTCCCTCCTCTCGCCCTACTCCCAG ACTCTTGGGATCTCGCACAGCTACGTGTCCCTGACATGGATCTGCGGGCCTATCGCCGGATTTGTG GTGCAACCCATCGTGGGCTACTACAGCGACCGGTGCACCTCGAAGATGGGCCGGAGGAGGCCCTTCATCCTCGCTGGATGCATCATCATCTGCCTCTCT GTGCTGATGATCGGTTTCTCGGCGGACATCGGGCGGCGCCTAGGGGACACCACGGAGCACTGCAGCACGTTCACCGGCTCCCGCTGGTACGCCGCCGCCGTCTACATTGTCGGCTTCTGGTTCCTCGACTTCGCCAACAACACCGTCCAG GGACCGGCTCGCGCGATGATGGCGGACCTAGCCG CGGGGCACCATGGCCCCAACGTTGGGCAGGCCATCTTCTCCCTGTGGATGGCTCTCGGCAGCGTTCTCGGATACTTGGCCGGCGCCAACGCCAAATGGCACGA GTGGTTCCCGTGGCTCAAAACCGCGGCGTGCTGCGACGCGTGCGCGAACCTCAAGGGCGCCTTCTTGACTGCGGTG GTCCTCATCGTAGTCACCATGTCGGCCACACTGTGGCTCGCCGGCGAGGAGCAGAAGCAGCTCGACAAGGACGACGTGGACGCCTCCGGCGGCGCGTGCTCGGCGTTCGTGGATCTCTTCAAGTGCCTCAAGAACCTGCCCCCTGCCATGTTCAGCGTGCTCGCCGTCACGGCCGTCACCTGG CTCGCGTGGTTCCCCTTCTTCCAGTACAACACCGACTGGATGGGCCGGGAGATTTTCCACGGCGAGCCGCAGGGCGCGGGCGGCAAGGCGGACCTGTACAACGCCGGCGTCCGGGAGGGCGCCGTCGGCCTCCTCTTGTGCTCCGTCGcgctcggcgtcacctccctgctCATCCCAAAGCTGTGCCGGAAGCTCACGTCCCGGGTCGTCTGGTCCGTCAGTAACCTCATGGTGTTCATCCTCATGGCGGCCATGGTCATCCTCGGTATAGTCTCCATGAAGGGCTACCAGCCGTCGCTCGCCGCCACCCTCTCGGCGGGCCCCAACCATTCGTTCAGGGCCGGCGCGCTGGCCATCTTCGCTTTCATCGGCATCCCTCAGGCC GTGCTGTACAGCGTGCCTTGGGCCGTGGCGTCTGAGGTTGCTGCCAAGGACGGCGGAGGCCAGGGTCTCACCATTGGCGTCCTCAACATTGCAATCGTCCTTCCACAG CTGGTGATCGCGCTCGGCGCCGGCCCCATCGACGGCGCCTTCAACAAAGGAAACACCCCGGCCTTCGGCATCGGCGCCGTCTTCGCCTTCATCTGCGCGGTCCTGGCGCTGATCCTCCTACCAAGGACGAGAGGCGTGTCCAACGCCACCGTCATGGCGGGCGGCCACTGA